A single candidate division KSB1 bacterium DNA region contains:
- a CDS encoding RNA-binding S4 domain-containing protein, translated as MSDTHELPPQQEATLRLDKWLKVARIFKTRSQAAKSCEEGKVKVNGQPAKPSKVIRAGDTVTVKQRHLYRTFDVLQVTTKSLSAEKAKELYREHRPELSPEAQELLQLLGQNKSGRPRFKGRPTKKERRLLERLRGR; from the coding sequence ATGAGCGACACGCATGAACTCCCGCCTCAGCAGGAGGCAACTCTGCGCCTGGACAAATGGCTGAAGGTGGCACGCATCTTCAAGACCAGGTCCCAGGCAGCAAAGAGCTGCGAGGAGGGCAAGGTCAAGGTAAACGGCCAGCCGGCAAAACCGTCGAAGGTCATCCGGGCAGGCGACACAGTCACGGTGAAGCAGAGGCACCTCTATCGCACGTTCGACGTGCTGCAGGTCACCACTAAGAGCCTCTCCGCGGAAAAGGCCAAGGAACTCTATCGCGAGCATCGCCCGGAGCTCTCCCCCGAGGCACAGGAGCTCCTCCAACTGCTTGGCCAAAACAAAAGCGGGCGCCCTCGGTTCAAGGGTCGCCCGACCAAGAAGGAGCGTCGACTGCTAGAGCGCTTACGGGGCCGGTAG
- a CDS encoding glycyl radical protein has product MTERIAKLREQSLAAVPRISPERALLLTEFYKSEAARGVSVPVARALAFAYILRHKTICINDGELIVGERGPAPKATPTYPEICTHSMADLEVLHTRPKIPFLVDETTRQAYQEVIIPFWRGRSLRERLFAEMDQEWHDAYQAGVFTEFMEQRAPGHTVLDDKIYRLGMLDFKRFIRQQMAALDFYRDPDALAKREELRAMAIAADALIAFARRHAALARQLAAAESDPIRRKELEQIAAICTHVPAHAPRTMWEALQYYWFVHLGVITEMNTWDSFNPGRLDRHLYPFYKRDLESGLLTKEQARELLQAFWIKFNNQPAPPKVGVTAMESSTYTDFCLINLGGVDEDGADAVNELSYLLLDVIEEMRLLQPSSMVQISKKTPDQFLKRALQIVKTGFGQPSIFNTDAIVQELVRQGKSLVDARNGGASGCVEAGAFGKESYILTGYFNLVKVLELTLHNGRDPRTGKVIGLRTGEAQDFAEFDQLLAAYEQQVRYFVDVKIKGNQVIERLYAQYLPAPFLSLLIDDCIRKGRDYQDGGARYNSSYIQGVGLGSIADCLAALKYHVFDHRTCDMRTMQAALTDNFAGHETLRQRLLNHTPKYGNDDDYVDDLAVRVFNIFFAAVDGRPNTKGGHYRINLLPTTVHVYFGSVVGATPDGRMAGEPLSEGISPVQGADRRGPTAVLRSAGKIDHLRTGGTLLNQKFTPQLLADQRGIDALAALIRSYFAMDGHHVQFNVVTADTLRRAQKEPHKYRDLIVRVAGYSDYFVDLSTELQNEIIRRTEHTAF; this is encoded by the coding sequence ATGACCGAACGCATCGCCAAGTTGCGCGAACAAAGCTTAGCGGCTGTGCCACGCATTTCACCCGAGCGTGCGCTCCTTTTGACCGAGTTCTACAAATCTGAGGCTGCGAGGGGCGTGTCAGTCCCCGTCGCCAGAGCTCTGGCCTTTGCCTACATCCTTCGGCATAAGACCATTTGCATCAACGACGGCGAGCTCATCGTGGGTGAACGCGGGCCGGCACCAAAGGCCACACCCACCTACCCGGAGATCTGCACTCACAGCATGGCAGACCTTGAGGTCCTACACACACGCCCCAAGATCCCATTCCTGGTGGATGAGACGACTCGCCAGGCCTACCAAGAGGTTATCATCCCCTTCTGGCGAGGTCGATCGCTTCGGGAGCGGCTCTTTGCCGAAATGGATCAGGAGTGGCATGACGCCTACCAGGCGGGTGTATTCACCGAGTTCATGGAGCAGCGCGCGCCCGGGCACACCGTGCTTGACGACAAGATCTACCGCCTTGGCATGTTGGACTTCAAGCGCTTCATTCGCCAGCAGATGGCTGCCCTCGATTTCTACCGCGACCCGGATGCCCTGGCCAAACGCGAGGAATTGCGCGCCATGGCCATTGCTGCCGACGCTTTGATCGCCTTTGCCCGCCGCCATGCGGCGCTGGCGCGACAATTGGCCGCGGCCGAGAGCGATCCAATTCGCCGCAAGGAATTGGAGCAGATCGCCGCCATCTGCACACACGTGCCAGCCCATGCCCCTCGCACCATGTGGGAAGCACTCCAGTACTACTGGTTCGTCCACCTGGGCGTCATCACCGAGATGAACACCTGGGACTCGTTCAATCCGGGGCGCCTCGACCGGCACCTCTACCCATTCTACAAGCGGGACCTCGAGTCCGGCCTTCTGACCAAGGAACAAGCTAGGGAGCTGCTCCAGGCCTTCTGGATCAAGTTCAACAACCAGCCGGCCCCGCCGAAAGTAGGGGTCACCGCGATGGAGAGCAGCACCTACACCGACTTTTGCCTCATCAATCTTGGTGGCGTGGACGAGGATGGCGCCGATGCAGTGAACGAGCTCTCCTACCTTCTCTTGGACGTCATCGAAGAGATGCGCCTGCTGCAACCCAGCTCAATGGTGCAAATCAGCAAGAAGACGCCGGACCAGTTTCTCAAGCGAGCCCTACAGATCGTCAAGACCGGCTTCGGCCAGCCGTCCATTTTCAACACCGACGCCATCGTGCAGGAGCTGGTGCGCCAGGGCAAGAGCCTGGTTGACGCACGCAACGGTGGCGCCAGCGGCTGCGTGGAAGCAGGGGCATTCGGCAAGGAGAGCTACATCCTCACCGGCTATTTCAATCTGGTGAAGGTCTTGGAGCTGACCTTGCACAACGGCCGCGACCCACGCACTGGCAAAGTCATCGGCCTGCGCACCGGCGAGGCACAGGACTTCGCCGAATTCGACCAGCTCCTGGCTGCCTATGAGCAACAGGTGCGCTACTTTGTGGACGTAAAGATCAAGGGCAATCAAGTCATCGAGCGACTCTATGCCCAGTATCTGCCGGCCCCGTTTCTCTCTTTGCTCATTGACGACTGCATTCGCAAAGGTCGGGACTACCAAGACGGAGGCGCGCGTTACAACAGCTCGTACATCCAAGGCGTGGGCCTGGGCTCCATTGCCGATTGCCTTGCTGCGCTGAAATACCACGTTTTTGACCATCGGACTTGCGACATGCGTACGATGCAGGCCGCGCTGACGGACAACTTCGCCGGCCACGAAACGTTGCGCCAGCGCCTGCTCAACCATACGCCCAAATACGGCAATGACGACGACTATGTGGACGATTTAGCCGTGAGAGTGTTCAACATCTTTTTTGCGGCCGTAGATGGGCGGCCGAACACCAAAGGGGGCCACTACCGCATCAATCTCCTGCCTACTACCGTGCACGTCTACTTCGGCAGCGTAGTGGGCGCTACACCCGACGGACGGATGGCGGGCGAGCCCTTGTCGGAAGGAATCTCTCCTGTGCAGGGGGCCGACCGTCGTGGCCCGACTGCGGTGCTCCGTTCTGCGGGCAAGATTGACCATCTCCGCACCGGTGGCACCCTCTTGAACCAAAAGTTCACCCCGCAGCTCCTGGCCGACCAGCGTGGCATCGATGCCCTGGCCGCACTGATTCGCTCCTACTTTGCCATGGATGGTCACCACGTGCAGTTCAACGTGGTCACCGCCGACACTTTGCGCCGGGCGCAGAAGGAGCCACACAAGTACCGCGACCTTATCGTCCGTGTGGCTGGCTACAGCGACTATTTCGTTGACCTCAGTACCGAACTCCAAAACGAGATCATCCGTCGCACAGAGCATACCGCGTTTTGA
- a CDS encoding TIGR00730 family Rossman fold protein has protein sequence MDHFQPVKAMIQRVCVFCASSSKIDECYLRPAFALGQIFAREGITLIYGGGAVGLMGAVADGALSRGGRVVGVIPHFMVEREWAHKGVQELIVVHTMNERKERMRALAQALVALPGGSGTLEELLEAISLKRLGMYLGPIVLLNTQGFFDHLLQLLERCIAERFMDPRHRQMWAVVKEPEEVLDAIRNSPPWQTCAVQFAAL, from the coding sequence ATGGACCATTTTCAACCTGTGAAGGCCATGATTCAGCGAGTCTGTGTCTTCTGCGCCTCAAGCAGCAAGATAGATGAGTGCTACCTCCGGCCGGCCTTTGCCCTGGGCCAGATTTTTGCCCGCGAAGGCATCACCCTCATCTACGGCGGAGGTGCTGTGGGCCTGATGGGCGCAGTAGCCGATGGGGCATTGTCGCGCGGCGGACGCGTCGTAGGGGTCATCCCGCACTTCATGGTGGAGCGGGAATGGGCTCACAAAGGCGTGCAGGAGCTCATCGTGGTGCACACTATGAACGAACGCAAGGAGCGGATGCGCGCCCTTGCCCAGGCACTAGTTGCTCTACCTGGCGGGTCAGGCACTCTAGAAGAGTTACTCGAGGCCATCTCGCTCAAGCGGCTCGGCATGTACCTCGGCCCCATCGTGCTCCTCAACACACAGGGCTTTTTCGACCATTTGCTTCAACTGCTGGAGCGGTGCATCGCCGAGCGCTTTATGGACCCTCGTCACCGACAGATGTGGGCTGTGGTGAAGGAACCGGAGGAAGTGCTCGATGCCATTCGTAACTCGCCGCCCTGGCAAACTTGCGCAGTGCAGTTCGCAGCGCTCTGA
- a CDS encoding aminopeptidase P family protein, with protein sequence MFEPNVYVHRRKALKKRMGSGLLLFLGNDESPMNYRANTYQFRQDSTFLYYWGLDFPGLAALIDVDADQEVLFGDDYGVDDIVWMGPQPSMAERAAQVGVDTVRPLGEVEKWTHRAIQQGQRIHFLPQYRSENQLKLEQLTGVRASWVNTSFSREFVRAVVAQRSVKSAQEVAEIEKALDISYEMYQHAVRTIAPGLYEREVAGTIDGLVWARGSAPAFPTIFTVHGEILHGHSHENLMQEGQLVVFDSGAESPCHYASDITRTYPVSGTFTPLQKDIYEVVLAAQQKAIAMMAPGVPNREAHLAAARVIADGMRQLGFMKGDPQAAVEAGAHALFFPHGLGHMLGLDVHDMENLGEDFVGYDEEFTRSEQFGLAYLRLAKRLQPGFVVTVEPGIYFIPELVAQWKANGKHRPFINYDRVERHLNFGGIRIEDDVLITRTGHRVLGKPIPKTVNEIEACMHR encoded by the coding sequence ATGTTCGAACCAAACGTCTATGTGCACCGTAGGAAAGCACTCAAGAAGCGAATGGGATCCGGTCTACTTCTCTTCCTCGGAAACGATGAGTCTCCGATGAACTATCGGGCCAACACCTACCAGTTTCGCCAAGATAGCACGTTCCTTTACTATTGGGGCTTGGACTTCCCCGGTCTGGCAGCGCTAATCGATGTAGACGCGGACCAAGAAGTACTGTTCGGCGACGACTATGGGGTGGACGATATTGTGTGGATGGGCCCCCAACCCAGCATGGCGGAACGGGCAGCGCAAGTGGGTGTGGACACGGTGCGACCGCTGGGCGAGGTAGAAAAGTGGACCCACCGTGCCATCCAGCAGGGGCAGAGGATCCATTTTCTGCCGCAGTACCGGAGTGAGAACCAGCTTAAGCTGGAGCAACTGACCGGCGTGCGGGCCTCGTGGGTCAACACCTCTTTCTCGCGCGAGTTTGTGCGCGCGGTCGTGGCCCAGCGCTCGGTCAAGTCGGCGCAGGAGGTCGCAGAGATCGAAAAAGCCCTTGACATCAGCTACGAGATGTACCAACACGCCGTGCGCACCATCGCACCAGGCCTGTACGAACGAGAGGTCGCGGGAACGATAGATGGGCTGGTGTGGGCGCGCGGCTCTGCGCCCGCGTTTCCCACCATCTTTACCGTGCACGGCGAAATACTCCATGGCCACTCCCACGAAAACCTGATGCAAGAGGGGCAGTTAGTGGTCTTTGACTCTGGCGCCGAATCCCCGTGTCACTACGCCAGCGATATCACCCGCACGTACCCCGTGAGCGGGACCTTCACCCCGTTGCAAAAGGACATTTACGAGGTAGTGCTCGCGGCGCAGCAGAAGGCAATCGCAATGATGGCTCCCGGCGTACCCAACCGCGAGGCCCACTTGGCAGCAGCCCGCGTCATCGCCGATGGGATGCGCCAATTAGGCTTCATGAAGGGTGACCCGCAGGCGGCCGTAGAGGCGGGAGCCCACGCCTTGTTCTTCCCCCATGGCCTCGGCCACATGCTGGGTCTGGACGTGCATGATATGGAAAACCTGGGCGAAGACTTCGTCGGATATGATGAGGAGTTTACCCGCAGCGAACAGTTCGGTCTGGCCTACCTGCGCCTGGCCAAGCGACTCCAGCCGGGCTTTGTAGTCACGGTGGAGCCGGGCATCTATTTCATCCCGGAGCTGGTTGCCCAGTGGAAGGCCAACGGCAAGCACCGGCCCTTTATCAACTACGATCGCGTGGAACGCCATCTCAATTTTGGCGGAATCCGCATCGAGGACGATGTCCTTATCACGCGCACCGGGCACCGGGTGCTGGGCAAGCCAATCCCCAAGACGGTCAATGAGATCGAGGCCTGCATGCACCGCTGA
- a CDS encoding tetratricopeptide repeat protein, whose amino-acid sequence MRVNNLSCSVTLGLCLLLTADVAGQVTGEAEELSYADRLYQERLFDLAALQYQRYAERYPTSPKAPLALLQACRAFSGSGQHEAAERVVREALLRYPDTALLDQLLFEQGKAHVALEHKREAAITFERVAVFVPTSPLAPESLMRAGRLYQQTGDLEAAQRAVLLLLDRYPTNPLYDEARLLLASVLFAQGQHAEALAEANKVATATPKSSTGARALVLKAEILERGGQFTEAERLLATVAESTADSAATSAAAFRLGSILHLRGQYEQSTRLLDRAAQFSQDRKVKAVCMLLKGRNLLRAGAATEALAALRSAASSAPNDSLRAEAWCEAGNAALEAAQFETALQHFDAARTLPAAEQGASERTIATATVGAMRALVALGRPTMAHERATQFLARFPSSPFRDDIAFLDAHYTTGEGCSYHKIRSYLGFLTQYPQSHYADDAALAVARCYQALGEYQAAAEAYDEYARQFPAAPPAEEASFLSTLLRSFFVTDYRKAASSLALQVVRLASGQETALVPQEVASLYLVSLKDYRTARALYRFLCEQDTTSRATGLLLNLATCYHGLAAEAFLSGNSSSVGALADTAAGLYRQVFSRSSSLSEKESAARGLLSLGAFLGTGASESSRRLAGLDQVLAGVSASSSLKAEILAEKATILASGGVRSDSLALLAPSWAAEAARLASDDQLRARAYWLLAKLSLAVGDTAATAHALRTIVDRLPHSRQTPQALMMAGALAERQGDLKAAESCYARVLRECYYAPLADTAAAKYADILIRQGRYQQAAELLQGMRAEKAGDLSLSPTSTDEPAELKLHLALAYHKQGRTREAEVLLAEFARQAPDHPHTPSALFLLADLNRDRGDTERALAFLGQILTLPNVAKNSAVLARLRRGQLLFHQGDYRPAATEFQELLKMSPPDSVQREAWSKLVICLYRLDDRARASSEAEKYFKSYRDDAASRALFAYEEGEFFVRQKDFKQAEKSFRAAREVKNAETAPWGDIGLGKIYLLMNQPDEALKVLADVPNRYPNSPLVATAYLNLGDFYFKNGQFENAFLAFQKAGAVPRLETPVRALVMGYLIDAADRLGMWDRAISYARQYLEEFPTASDAFTRKLQIGTFLRNLKDYERAIDHLRKLKRLASREAEPEVQYWIGKCYLEMGRYQDAIVELMKVKYLSPPSKLPWDVTAMYESGLAYMRLGQLDSARRLFERIEREQGSGSTFGRVARERIKEIDQRLKESTTQERPSS is encoded by the coding sequence ATGAGAGTTAACAACCTTTCATGCAGTGTGACACTAGGGCTATGCCTACTGCTCACGGCCGATGTTGCAGGACAGGTGACAGGCGAGGCCGAAGAGCTCTCTTACGCAGACAGGCTCTATCAGGAGAGACTCTTTGACCTTGCTGCGCTTCAATACCAGCGATACGCGGAGCGCTACCCCACCAGTCCAAAGGCCCCGTTGGCCCTGTTGCAAGCCTGCCGCGCCTTCTCGGGCTCTGGCCAGCACGAGGCGGCCGAGCGGGTTGTGCGCGAGGCCCTCTTACGCTACCCGGACACCGCACTCTTGGACCAACTGCTCTTTGAACAAGGCAAGGCGCATGTGGCTCTTGAGCACAAACGGGAGGCAGCAATCACTTTCGAGAGAGTGGCAGTGTTTGTACCAACCAGCCCCCTGGCGCCTGAGAGCCTCATGCGGGCCGGACGTCTTTACCAGCAAACGGGCGACCTTGAGGCGGCGCAGCGCGCCGTTCTCTTGCTTTTGGACCGGTACCCCACTAATCCTCTATACGACGAGGCGAGGCTGTTGCTGGCCTCCGTGCTCTTTGCCCAGGGCCAGCATGCGGAAGCGCTGGCGGAGGCGAACAAGGTGGCCACTGCCACCCCAAAGAGCAGCACGGGTGCGCGGGCGCTTGTTTTGAAAGCAGAGATCCTTGAAAGGGGCGGTCAATTCACCGAAGCGGAACGCCTTCTGGCCACGGTTGCAGAGTCAACGGCCGATTCGGCCGCCACCTCCGCGGCGGCCTTCCGGCTGGGCTCGATCTTGCACCTCCGCGGTCAATATGAGCAGTCGACCCGCCTCCTTGACCGAGCCGCCCAATTCTCTCAGGATCGCAAAGTGAAGGCAGTGTGCATGCTGCTGAAGGGCCGGAATCTCTTGCGCGCCGGGGCTGCCACCGAGGCATTGGCCGCCCTGCGGAGCGCCGCCTCTTCGGCCCCGAACGATTCATTGCGCGCCGAGGCGTGGTGCGAGGCGGGAAACGCTGCGCTCGAGGCAGCCCAGTTCGAAACAGCCCTGCAACATTTCGACGCGGCGCGAACACTTCCGGCAGCAGAGCAAGGCGCGAGTGAGCGCACCATTGCCACGGCCACAGTGGGGGCCATGCGCGCCCTGGTCGCCTTGGGAAGACCCACCATGGCCCACGAGCGCGCCACGCAGTTCCTCGCGCGTTTTCCCAGCAGCCCTTTTAGGGACGACATCGCCTTCCTTGACGCGCACTACACCACAGGCGAGGGATGCTCATACCACAAAATCCGGAGCTACCTGGGCTTTCTCACTCAATACCCCCAGAGCCACTATGCCGACGATGCTGCGCTGGCCGTTGCCCGCTGCTACCAGGCTCTGGGTGAGTACCAGGCTGCCGCGGAAGCCTATGACGAGTACGCCCGCCAGTTTCCTGCTGCCCCCCCAGCTGAAGAAGCGTCCTTCTTGTCTACTCTGCTGCGCTCCTTCTTTGTCACAGACTACCGGAAGGCCGCTTCTTCCTTGGCCCTGCAAGTGGTCAGGCTTGCAAGCGGACAGGAAACAGCCCTTGTCCCACAGGAAGTGGCTTCGCTCTACTTGGTATCCCTTAAGGACTACCGAACGGCACGGGCGCTGTACCGCTTTCTGTGCGAACAAGATACCACCAGCAGGGCCACCGGCTTGCTGCTGAATCTGGCAACGTGTTACCACGGTCTTGCTGCCGAGGCGTTCCTTTCGGGCAACAGCTCGTCGGTGGGAGCATTGGCTGATACGGCCGCAGGCCTCTACAGGCAGGTCTTCAGTCGTTCATCCTCCCTTTCGGAGAAAGAGAGTGCCGCGCGTGGGCTCCTTTCGCTCGGGGCTTTTCTGGGGACGGGAGCATCCGAATCGTCGCGCCGGTTAGCCGGACTGGACCAAGTGTTAGCAGGCGTATCCGCCTCCAGCTCGCTCAAGGCTGAAATCTTGGCGGAAAAAGCAACAATTCTGGCCTCTGGTGGGGTGCGAAGCGACAGTCTTGCACTCCTCGCACCGTCATGGGCAGCGGAGGCGGCCCGTTTGGCTTCGGATGATCAGCTTCGTGCTCGCGCCTACTGGCTACTGGCAAAGCTTTCGCTAGCGGTGGGTGACACTGCCGCGACAGCACACGCCCTCCGCACCATAGTCGACCGGCTTCCCCACAGTCGCCAGACCCCACAAGCCCTCATGATGGCCGGCGCACTTGCAGAAAGGCAGGGCGACCTCAAGGCCGCCGAAAGCTGCTACGCACGTGTGCTCCGGGAATGCTACTACGCACCGCTGGCAGATACCGCAGCAGCGAAATACGCCGATATCCTGATCCGGCAGGGGCGGTATCAGCAAGCCGCCGAGCTGTTGCAAGGCATGCGCGCCGAAAAGGCTGGCGACCTCTCCCTCTCCCCCACTTCCACCGACGAGCCGGCGGAGCTGAAACTGCATCTGGCCCTTGCCTACCACAAACAGGGCCGCACCCGTGAGGCCGAGGTCCTGCTCGCAGAGTTTGCACGCCAGGCGCCCGACCACCCACACACGCCCTCTGCGCTCTTTCTCCTGGCCGACCTGAATAGAGATCGGGGCGATACTGAACGCGCCCTTGCTTTCCTAGGTCAGATCCTCACGCTGCCAAATGTTGCGAAAAACAGCGCAGTCCTTGCGCGCTTGCGCCGTGGCCAGCTTCTCTTTCATCAAGGCGACTATCGCCCTGCCGCGACAGAATTCCAAGAGCTCCTCAAAATGTCCCCTCCGGACTCCGTGCAGAGAGAAGCGTGGTCCAAGCTGGTCATCTGCCTTTATCGCCTGGACGATCGCGCTCGTGCCTCCAGCGAAGCCGAAAAGTATTTCAAGTCGTACCGCGATGATGCAGCAAGCCGCGCCCTTTTTGCGTACGAGGAGGGAGAGTTCTTTGTCCGGCAGAAGGACTTTAAGCAGGCAGAGAAATCGTTCCGCGCCGCGCGGGAGGTTAAGAATGCTGAGACCGCACCATGGGGAGACATTGGCCTGGGCAAGATCTACCTGCTAATGAACCAACCCGACGAAGCTCTCAAGGTCCTGGCCGATGTGCCCAACAGGTATCCCAACAGTCCACTGGTTGCCACCGCCTACTTGAACCTGGGTGACTTTTACTTCAAGAACGGGCAGTTTGAAAACGCCTTCCTGGCGTTTCAGAAAGCAGGCGCCGTGCCGCGCCTCGAGACGCCGGTGCGGGCCTTGGTAATGGGTTACCTCATCGACGCAGCGGATCGCTTGGGAATGTGGGACCGGGCCATAAGCTATGCCCGACAGTACTTGGAGGAATTCCCCACCGCCAGCGACGCCTTCACCAGAAAGCTGCAGATCGGCACCTTCCTGAGGAATCTGAAGGACTATGAACGGGCAATTGATCACTTGCGCAAGCTCAAGCGCCTAGCCAGTCGAGAGGCCGAGCCGGAAGTGCAGTACTGGATCGGCAAGTGCTACCTGGAGATGGGCCGCTACCAGGACGCCATCGTCGAACTCATGAAAGTGAAGTACCTTTCTCCCCCGTCCAAGCTTCCCTGGGATGTGACGGCCATGTACGAGTCAGGGCTCGCCTACATGCGTCTCGGCCAGCTGGATAGCGCCCGACGCTTGTTCGAACGCATCGAGCGTGAACAGGGAAGCGGCAGCACGTTTGGCCGGGTCGCACGCGAGCGCATCAAGGAAATTGACCAGCGTCTGAAGGAAAGTACCACCCAGGAGCGCCCTTCGTCCTAA